In Flavobacterium sp. 83, the genomic window AAGCGCCGGTACTTGGACTGAAAATCATTTTCAGTTGTTTTCCATACCCTACTAACTGGTCTTTTCCTTTGGTAATTCCTACCGGGATAGATTCTAAGAAACTAAATTCTTGCTTGCTTACTTTATAGTATCCTAGTTTTTCTAATGAGTCCATTCCTAAACCTCCAATTTGCACGCCTAGTTTTCCGTCTTTAGAAACGGTAACAGGTATTTGCACTTCCTTTTGGTCTCTTAAAACAGTTGCGGTAATGGTTTTGTTTTTATTATTTTCCAAAACTGTTTTCGCTTCATCAAAGTATTTTGTTTTTTGACCATTAAGAGCAGTAACAATATCTTTGGGTAGTAAGGCCGTATTTTTAGAATCTGCAGCAACAGCTCCAATAACAAATGGCATTCTAATAGATACTAATGGTGCTTTTTCTTGTTTTGATAATTGGTCTACAAAATCATTTGGCATTGTGATAGACTGCTCCGTTCCGTTTCTTTCAATAAGAACTTGTTTCCCCATAACTACTTTGGCATTGATTCCATTATCGAAACGTTCAACTTTTTCACCATCTATAGAAATGATTCTGTCACCTGTTTTGAAACCTGCATTTTGCATGGCTTTGTTTTCAATCAAAAGACCGTCTTTCAAATTCGAGTTAGCAATGTAAGTATCGCCATAAGCAAATGCCATCCCAATGTAAATGATAAAGGCCAAAATGAAATTCACGGTAACACCGCCAAGCATAATGATTAAACGTTGCCAAGCCGGTTTTGAACGAAATTCCCATGGTTGAGGTGGCAAAGCCATTTGCTCTTTGTCCATGCTTTCGTCAATCATTCCGGAAATTTTTACGT contains:
- the rseP gene encoding RIP metalloprotease RseP; its protein translation is MDIVIKLSQFLLSLSLLIILHELGHFIPAKLFKTRVEKFYLFFDVKYSLLKKKIGETEYGIGWLPLGGYVKISGMIDESMDKEQMALPPQPWEFRSKPAWQRLIIMLGGVTVNFILAFIIYIGMAFAYGDTYIANSNLKDGLLIENKAMQNAGFKTGDRIISIDGEKVERFDNGINAKVVMGKQVLIERNGTEQSITMPNDFVDQLSKQEKAPLVSIRMPFVIGAVAADSKNTALLPKDIVTALNGQKTKYFDEAKTVLENNKNKTITATVLRDQKEVQIPVTVSKDGKLGVQIGGLGMDSLEKLGYYKVSKQEFSFLESIPVGITKGKDQLVGYGKQLKMIFSPSTGAYKQVGGFKAIFDIFPNTWSWEVFWTITALLSIMLGVMNLLPIPALDGGHVMFLLYEIVSGKKPSDKFLENAQMVGFVLLITLLLFANGNDIYKSILGK